The sequence TGACAGAAGCAAAAATAGGGAAAGTCCTATGCCGCCTATGAAAGGCTAACTATCATAGGACTTCCTCTATTGGTTAATATGCGGTCCCAGGCAACCTGAAAATCATCTCAAGTATTTTAGAACTTATGGCGGACACCCAAAGCAACTGCTGCCTGGTTACCCGATGCACCAACTGTAGAACCCAAAACCCCCGGGTTGGTTGTATTTGTCGCGCGTAGGTCCGACACGAATGCGTACAAGTCAGTACGTTTCGAAAGAAAATAGTCGGCACCCAGATTGAACTGATTCAATGTACCGTTTTTAGCGCCAATGAAATCGAGTTTAGTATGTTGCACACTAGCAAGTAGATGTAAGGGACCGGTAACAGCGTAATTTACGCCAGCTTCGAAAATATCAGCCTTGTCGTTGCTCAAGCCACCGATGATGTTATTGGTCGCCGCACTTGCCAGTGGTTGCTTCGCACGCGACCAGTTACCATACAGACGTGCCGGACCGGCTTGATAGCTAGCCCCTAGCGTAAATGTCTTCAGCGCTGTATCACCGGGATGACCGATGAATACGGGAGCAGAATTAACTAAGGAAACGTCGCTAGCTCCAGCCGTGGGCGTGCCTAGTTTAGATTGGTAGTAAGCAGCGAATAAAGTGATGGGGCCTCTTAGATATTGACCACCCAGACCAAACGATTGACCTGTCGATGTCTGACCGGCGACTTCCCCTAAACCATAGATCGCGCTAGCAGTAAAACCAGCCAGGCTTGGCGTGTTGTAACGGATCGAGTTGTTGGTGCGAGTACCTTCCAGGCGGTCCAGAACATGTCCCGGTGCAGCAACAAAAGTACCAAAATCGACAATAGAGGTCCACACACTGACATCGTCCAGAAGGTCAGTTTGACGACCAAGCAGAACAGTCCCAAAGTTGCCACTCAAGCCAACTACGGATTTACGACGGAATAAAGTAGATGTCCCTTTGTCGCTTTGCAATGCACCGGTGTCATTGGCGAAGCCAGTTTCCAGTTGGAACACCGCCTTCAGACCGCTCCCCAAATCTTCAACGCCTTTGAAGCCTAGACGTGACCCCTGGACGATCCCGGAGACCATGCTTAATTGACTACCCGTCTTGCCACCCGGTACTGCGGTCGTATTAGCTTTGTTTGTATAGGCGACGCCAGTATCAACGATGCCGTAGATTGTGACCGAGCTTTGTGCTTGCGCTGTGCCTGCGGCTAGCACTGCAAGTGCGATGCATGATTTTTTCATTTAATAATCCCTATATATAATTTTTTTAGTCATCTGCGGGTATTGCGAAAGTAAAGAGTTGTCAGTAATTTTCTTTGGTTGTATATCCCCTTCCATGTTGTCGGTTGGCACTCAATTTAAAGCGGTAATAGAGCACTTGCGAATACCTGAAAAGCGCTACAGTCGGGAGCGATGCAAGTCCAATTGCTGCTTGTCAGTCCGGGTGGTAGCATCATCTTCGCGAAATCCCAACAAACGCTGACCTAGTAACCAACGTGGCGTGCCAACGTCGCATAGTGGGAGCAACAACATAGTCAACCGAAGTCAAGTTCAAGCTTACGAAGCTGGTAACGGATATCTCGCCACCGAAAAAAACTTAGTTTCAGCGAAATAAATAGTGACTTAAGATTAGCAACACGAAATATCCGAAGCAAATCAAAAAATTCGTCCGTGATTCAAATTAATTCAATCCAACATTAAAGTAAGCTCTCTTTCACATGCTTCGCTCTTGAGCGGCGCAGCGATTCGCCACGGCTACCCGAACGCATGTAAGGCTGCAGTAGCAGCAACATGTATATGCGGCAGCACAGGTCATCTGACCAACTGCAACAAGAAGCAGATACCGGTGTAAGAGGTTTGGCGAGTTACTAAACTGTACTTCAGCTAGTGAGAACGCTCAGGGGGGGGAACGATTAGTGAGCGCAATTAATGCGAACGATTTGAATACACGTGCAGATCAGCAGCACGATACTCGACGCCTGGCTAAACAGCATTCCGCAAATCATATTCACTGCAACCACCAAGACAATGATTGTTTTTCGTTCGAACCTATCGAAAATAGGTACGTTTTCGGTACGACGGCAAACACACGTAGCCGAACTCGCCACTCGCCGGGACCTGTTCGGATAAAAAAATACACCTATTAAGTCATTTTAAAATCAACATGCCAATAGCAACAAGCCCTATTAAATCTAACTCAAATATAAATCAGAGTTCATCATACAACCGCCGGGGCAACGTGCGGTGCCGTCCGCAATGTCTCCGCAATCAACTCCAATGCATGCTGAATTTCTTCACGGTTGGCGACGCCGCCGATGCAGACCCGCACCGCTTCCGGCGGTTGCATCGATACCGAAAAAGCATCGCTCGCCACCACACCAACACCGGACGATTGCAAATGCGCTGCAAATGCTTTTCGATCCCATGGCGCAGGTAGACTAATCCACAAATGGAAAGCCTCCGGATGCGAGAGGTAACTTCCCGCCGGTAATAATCGCGCCGCTAGCTTTTGGCGCGCCATCGATTCCTTGCGGATCGCATTCAACGCCAAATCAGCCGTGCCGTCGCGAATCCAGCGGGTTGCCAACGCCGACGTAATGGGCGATGCCATCACCGTCGTTGCCCGCACCGCAGATGCCAGCCGGGATGCATATTGTGCGTCGGGAGCTACCAGATAAGCAATTCTTAAACCTGCGCCAACACATTTTGCCAAACCCGCAATATAAAACGTCACATCCGGACCGATGCTGGCGATTGCTGGTGGCGTCACGCGCGGCAAAAAACCGTAGGCGTCGTCCTCGATAATCGGTACCTCATAATGACGGGCCACTTCCACCAACGCCTGTCGCCGCGTGTGTGACATCACTATCGTAGTCGGATTGAGCAAAGTCGGATTGCAATACAAGGCTTTCGGCGCGTATTGTGCGCATGCAGCCGCAAATGCAACCGCGTCGATTCCCTCACGATCCATCGGCAAGCCTATCAAACGGATGCCAAGTTGACCTGCTAATGCTCTTAGTCCGGGATAAGTCAGCTCTTCACAACAAATGACCGATCCTGATGGTGCTAGCGTGGTTAGCACGGCGACCAACGCAGCTTGCGCACCAGGTACAACCAACAAGCGATCATGATCAACCACCAATCCGCGTCGGCGCAACCATAACGCACCAGCCTCACGGTCTTCGGGCGATCCGCCAAAATCTTGATACCGCAGCAAATCTCTTAACTTACCACTCACGCTGGCAAAGCCGCTTTCCATGAGCGTTAATAATTCCTCCGAGACGGGTTCCGGCGGCATGTTCATTGACATGTCGACGTTAGGTCGCCCTTCAAATACACGGGGAATTTTGGGGCGGCGAAGACCGCACACAAACGTACCGCGCCCAACCACAGAATCCACCAAACCGCGCCGGTGTGCTTCTGTGTAAGCACGCGCCACGGTAGTGAAATCGATGCCCAGCAACTCAGCCAGCTTACGTTGTGGCGGCAACCGTTGCTCTGCGGCTAATTGACCCACAGCAATATCGTCGGCGATGGCATTGGCAATCGTCAGATAGAGAGGGCCGCTTCCCTTTTTCAATTTTGGCAACCATCCATTTTGAAGCTTTACCATCTTCATTACTCCCATTCAATCCTGCGTCACTCTTCAGGCTAAAAAAATCTTTAATACAATGTATGCATTTTTCATTCCATACAATCACTCTGTAATTCGACTCGAATTGTCCAAAAATATGCCTGTTCTGCACCATCCCTGCGCATTTTTTAGGCACTTCTTGCACGAAGTTAAAGCATGCGTTTCCGCTATGGTGCAACGTCATAATGTGAATTGAATGGGACGATTGAATGGATTTTCATCAAACCCGGAAATTCGCCCAAATCCAGGCCCGTCGGAAACGCAATAGCAATGCGGCTTTGCCATTTTAAAAATCGATTGCATGCATTTTTTTCCATTCAATATGGGCATATAGACCGATTGTATGGCACGCCATATGCATTCAATGAGGCCGTCACGACAGTGCGTCTGACCGACAGCAATCAGCAAATGTCGCCGCATTTCAACCCATTCATCAGGAGCTATCAACATGCCAACGGTCAAACATCCAGCCCACGTTAAAGGCGATTTCTTTGTCGATTACGAAGAGAAAGTATTTGAAGATATCAAAGCTTTACCGGGTGAAAAAGCACTGGTTACTTTTCATACTGTTGCCTTTGAAGGGTCGATTGGGTTTGTCAATTTATTGCAAGCCACGCGCCTGCAACGCAAAGGTTATGAAACCTCTATCTTGTTATACGGTCCCGGCGTCACATTAGGTTTGCAACGCGGCTTTCCAACGCTTGGCGATGAGGCATTTCCGGGTCATCTGAATTTTAATAACCGGATCACTTCTTTCATGGAAGCAGGCGGCAAAGTCTATGCCTGCCGCTTTGCGCTTCAAGCTTTATACGGCCACGGTGAGCCTTCGTTGATTCCCGGTATTCGCGCAATCAATCCACTTGACGTACTGGATTTGAAGTTGATCCACACGCGTGCAAACGCGTTCATTCTTGATACCTGGACGCTATAAACCTTGCAAAGGGCGGATCATGAAAACGGACAATACAATGACAAGATCATCGCAAAAAAAGACGGTACGCGCGGCAGCGATTCAGATTGCACCAGACCTTGAAAGTGCTGGCGGCACGTTGGACAAGGTTTGTACAGCGATTGAAAGTGCGGCTGCAAAAGGTGCGGAGCTCGTAGTTTTTCCAGAGACCTTCGTGCCCTACTATCCTTACTTTTCTTTCGTCCGGCCGCCCTTTGCAGCAGGGGCTGAACACCTGCTTTTATACGAACGTGCAGTCGTTGTGCCGGGTCCGGTAACCGCTGCCGTCTCGGCTGTTGCTCGTAGTCACGGCCTAGTCGTTGTGCTGGGTGTGAACGAACGCGATCACGGCACGCTATACAACACGCAACTAGTGTTCGATGCCAATGGTGAACTGGTGTTAAAACGTAGAAAAATTACGCCGACTTATCACGAGCGCATGATCTGGGGTCAAGGCGACGCCAGTGGACTCAAAGTCGTGGAAACCGCCGTCGGTCGTTTGGGTGCGCTGGCATGTTGGGAACACTACAATCCACTAGCACGCTATGCTTTGATGGCGCAGCATGAAGAAATCCATTGTGCCCAGTTTCCCGGCTCTATGGTTGGACAGATATTCGCCGATCAGATGGAAGTAACGATACGCCATCATGCGCTTGAGGCTGGTTGCTTTGTGGTGAACGCCACCGGTTGGTTGACCGATGCCCAGATCATCGCGATCACACCCGATCCTGCCGTCCAAAAGGCGCTGCGTGGTGGTTGCTGCACTGCCATCGTATCGCCGGAAGGTGTGCTGTTGGCACAGCCACTGCGCAGCGGAGAAGGCATGGTGATCGCCGATCTCGATATGGCGCTCATCACCAAACGTAAGCGCATGATGGATTCCGTCGGTCACTATGCGCGGCCAGAATTATTAAAACTGGTCGTTGATGACCGTCGACATGCCCCTGTTTCACCACTTTTTAGTGAGGATACAGATAACACCGAAAACGAACAACCAACCTTCAACTCCGCCGACAGCCCAACTCTTGCGAGCACACATCATGCAAACAGTCTCTACACCACATCAACAACTAATTACTGAACTGCAATCGCTGGGCTTGCGACTCAATGACCCCAATGCTGGTGCTGCCAGTCGGCGCGGCGGGGCCGGCCCATCCGATCATAAGGCGGTTGTGGTGGATGGGCATACGGTGATGATTCCGGTGCATACGGCAAGCGCGTGGTCGTCGCCATTTGTGGCTGCGCCACTCGGTCCCGATGGCACCAGTGCGTTGCTGCGGGATGGGATTTCCGTTGGCGTTATCTCGTTCCCGCGTCAGCCACGTTTTTACAAAATGCAGACAATGGACGGTATTCCTTACTCCAAAATCGCGACATTACATGGCTCTGACGTACTGGCAACTACCGTGCTACAAAGCTGCATCCGCTACGAGAGTCGGCGTAAATCCTGTCAGTTCTGCGCGATAGGACAATCACTCGCTGCGAGCAGAACTATTTTGCGCAAGACGCCCGAACAATTAGCGGAAGTCGCGCGTGCTGCTGTTCTGCTGGATAACGTCAAGCATATGGTGATGACAACCGGCACGCCAAATGCCACCGATCGTGGCGCGCAGATTTTGTGCGAAAGTGCATTTGCCGTCAAGAGCGCGGTCAACCTGCCGATTCAAGGGCAATGCGAACCGCCGGACGACGATCTCTGGTTCAAGCGCATGCATGATGCCGGAATCGACTCACTTGGCATGCATCTCGAAGCAGTAACGCCTGAGGTGCGCGCTCGTATCATGCCAGGCAAGGCAAGCGTTTCGATTGCGCGCTATTTCGACGCGTTTGAAAGCGCTATAGAAGTATTTGGATATGGTCAGGTTAGTACTTACATACTCGCTGGACTTGGTGATACCACCGAAGCGATTTTGAGTATATGTGAAAAACTGATCGCCATCGGTGTCTATCCGTTCGTTGTGCCTTTTGTGCCAATTGCAGGGACGCCGCTGGAAGATCATCCCGCACCATCACCCCAATTCATGCGCGAACTACTGACACCGCTGGCAGCCATGCTGGAATCGCGTGGCTTGCGCTCAACCGATATCAAAGCGGGTTGCGGGCGTTGCGGTGCCTGTTCATCATTATCAACTTTTGAGAAGAAGCCATCATGAGCGCCGTCTGCACGCCACTAGTTGTCAATGCCGATAACGCTTTTGCAAATGCTACGGTACGCATCAAACTTGCGACGACACGATACGAACGTGAGGCAGCAAAACGCTTGAGGTGTGCTGTTTTTTGCGATGAGCAAGGCATCTTTGAAGGTGACGATACAGATGAAATCGATCAACGCGCATACCCTATTGCGGCGATTCTCTGTATTCCGGACATGCCCGATGAGCTCGTCGGGACCGTCCGTATTGTCGAGTCGCAATCTGGCATCTGGTATGGGTCACGTCTGGCTGTGGCGCGTCATGCGCGGCGAATCGGGTCAGTTGGTACTGGCTTAATTAACCTGGCAGTGCGTACCGCGCATGCACATGGATGCAAAACTTTTTTGGCGCAGGTACAAAACCAGAACGTGCCGTTGTTTGAAAGACTGCACTGGGCCTCGATAGACGAGATTGACGTCCATGGTCGTCCACATCATTTGATGCAAGCCGACCTTAACTTTTATCCACCGATGCACGATGGCGATATCGGCTTTGTGCTGATCCCTGGTGCGATATGAACATCGCCGGTCCAAAGTTGAACGCAGCATTACAAGAATCAGGTGCATTAATCACATTAAGCGCACTAACGACGATGTTGCGCGACTCACGCGGCATCGCGCATAAGCGAGATATTGATGCCGTTATCCGCACACTGGGAACCACCTATGATCGCACCGCCGCTGTGCCGGTCGGAGATGACTGTGCGGCAATCCCTGAACCCGACGGTAACGGTTATCTGTTATTTGCGATTGAAGGCTTTATCAATGAATTTGTCGCACAAGAACCGTGGTTTGCCGGATATTGTGGCGTGATGGTCAATGTCAGTGATATTTATGCCATGGGCGG is a genomic window of Glaciimonas sp. CA11.2 containing:
- a CDS encoding porin, with translation MKKSCIALAVLAAGTAQAQSSVTIYGIVDTGVAYTNKANTTAVPGGKTGSQLSMVSGIVQGSRLGFKGVEDLGSGLKAVFQLETGFANDTGALQSDKGTSTLFRRKSVVGLSGNFGTVLLGRQTDLLDDVSVWTSIVDFGTFVAAPGHVLDRLEGTRTNNSIRYNTPSLAGFTASAIYGLGEVAGQTSTGQSFGLGGQYLRGPITLFAAYYQSKLGTPTAGASDVSLVNSAPVFIGHPGDTALKTFTLGASYQAGPARLYGNWSRAKQPLASAATNNIIGGLSNDKADIFEAGVNYAVTGPLHLLASVQHTKLDFIGAKNGTLNQFNLGADYFLSKRTDLYAFVSDLRATNTTNPGVLGSTVGASGNQAAVALGVRHKF
- a CDS encoding PLP-dependent aminotransferase family protein produces the protein MVKLQNGWLPKLKKGSGPLYLTIANAIADDIAVGQLAAEQRLPPQRKLAELLGIDFTTVARAYTEAHRRGLVDSVVGRGTFVCGLRRPKIPRVFEGRPNVDMSMNMPPEPVSEELLTLMESGFASVSGKLRDLLRYQDFGGSPEDREAGALWLRRRGLVVDHDRLLVVPGAQAALVAVLTTLAPSGSVICCEELTYPGLRALAGQLGIRLIGLPMDREGIDAVAFAAACAQYAPKALYCNPTLLNPTTIVMSHTRRQALVEVARHYEVPIIEDDAYGFLPRVTPPAIASIGPDVTFYIAGLAKCVGAGLRIAYLVAPDAQYASRLASAVRATTVMASPITSALATRWIRDGTADLALNAIRKESMARQKLAARLLPAGSYLSHPEAFHLWISLPAPWDRKAFAAHLQSSGVGVVASDAFSVSMQPPEAVRVCIGGVANREEIQHALELIAETLRTAPHVAPAVV
- a CDS encoding MSMEG_0572/Sll0783 family nitrogen starvation response protein; the protein is MPTVKHPAHVKGDFFVDYEEKVFEDIKALPGEKALVTFHTVAFEGSIGFVNLLQATRLQRKGYETSILLYGPGVTLGLQRGFPTLGDEAFPGHLNFNNRITSFMEAGGKVYACRFALQALYGHGEPSLIPGIRAINPLDVLDLKLIHTRANAFILDTWTL
- a CDS encoding Nit6803 family nitrilase encodes the protein MTRSSQKKTVRAAAIQIAPDLESAGGTLDKVCTAIESAAAKGAELVVFPETFVPYYPYFSFVRPPFAAGAEHLLLYERAVVVPGPVTAAVSAVARSHGLVVVLGVNERDHGTLYNTQLVFDANGELVLKRRKITPTYHERMIWGQGDASGLKVVETAVGRLGALACWEHYNPLARYALMAQHEEIHCAQFPGSMVGQIFADQMEVTIRHHALEAGCFVVNATGWLTDAQIIAITPDPAVQKALRGGCCTAIVSPEGVLLAQPLRSGEGMVIADLDMALITKRKRMMDSVGHYARPELLKLVVDDRRHAPVSPLFSEDTDNTENEQPTFNSADSPTLASTHHANSLYTTSTTNY
- a CDS encoding MSMEG_0568 family radical SAM protein; this translates as MQTVSTPHQQLITELQSLGLRLNDPNAGAASRRGGAGPSDHKAVVVDGHTVMIPVHTASAWSSPFVAAPLGPDGTSALLRDGISVGVISFPRQPRFYKMQTMDGIPYSKIATLHGSDVLATTVLQSCIRYESRRKSCQFCAIGQSLAASRTILRKTPEQLAEVARAAVLLDNVKHMVMTTGTPNATDRGAQILCESAFAVKSAVNLPIQGQCEPPDDDLWFKRMHDAGIDSLGMHLEAVTPEVRARIMPGKASVSIARYFDAFESAIEVFGYGQVSTYILAGLGDTTEAILSICEKLIAIGVYPFVVPFVPIAGTPLEDHPAPSPQFMRELLTPLAAMLESRGLRSTDIKAGCGRCGACSSLSTFEKKPS
- a CDS encoding MSMEG_0567/Sll0786 family nitrogen starvation N-acetyltransferase, yielding MSAVCTPLVVNADNAFANATVRIKLATTRYEREAAKRLRCAVFCDEQGIFEGDDTDEIDQRAYPIAAILCIPDMPDELVGTVRIVESQSGIWYGSRLAVARHARRIGSVGTGLINLAVRTAHAHGCKTFLAQVQNQNVPLFERLHWASIDEIDVHGRPHHLMQADLNFYPPMHDGDIGFVLIPGAI